Proteins from one Patescibacteria group bacterium genomic window:
- a CDS encoding M48 family metallopeptidase gives MYKQIDSNKRKSFLFMTIFVLVIFGLSWVWAQYSEGGYFVVILATIMAIMTSMISFYAGDKVALSTAGAKEITKDDNPYVWRMVENLSITAGIPMPKIYIINDSAMNAFATGRDPKHSSIALTTGIIQGLKNEELEGVIAHEMSHVKNYDIRLMMVVIICVGIITLLADWLLRSFIWRGHSREENKGGGILIIVGLVLAILSPLFAKLIQLAISRKREFLADASGSLLTRYPEGLARALEKINLQNKPLKRANKATAHLYISNPFKDGSAAKLFSTHPPIEQRVKALRSM, from the coding sequence ATGTATAAACAAATAGATTCAAACAAAAGAAAAAGCTTTTTATTTATGACCATTTTTGTTTTGGTTATTTTTGGCCTGAGTTGGGTCTGGGCTCAGTATTCTGAAGGTGGTTATTTTGTAGTAATATTAGCCACAATAATGGCTATTATGACTAGTATGATTAGCTTTTATGCCGGCGACAAAGTAGCTCTTTCTACTGCTGGAGCCAAAGAAATTACTAAAGATGACAATCCTTATGTCTGGCGCATGGTGGAAAATCTTTCCATCACCGCCGGCATACCCATGCCCAAAATATATATTATAAACGACAGTGCTATGAATGCCTTTGCCACCGGCCGTGATCCAAAGCACTCCTCTATTGCTTTGACTACCGGCATTATACAAGGCCTAAAAAATGAAGAACTAGAAGGTGTGATCGCCCATGAAATGTCGCATGTCAAAAATTATGACATCCGACTAATGATGGTAGTTATAATCTGTGTTGGTATCATCACTCTACTAGCTGACTGGCTACTGAGAAGTTTTATATGGCGCGGACACAGCCGTGAAGAAAACAAAGGCGGTGGTATCCTAATAATAGTAGGACTGGTCTTGGCAATACTCTCTCCTCTTTTTGCCAAATTAATACAATTGGCAATTTCTAGAAAACGAGAATTTTTGGCCGATGCCTCTGGATCACTCCTGACCCGCTACCCAGAAGGTCTAGCTAGAGCCCTAGAAAAGATAAATTTACAAAATAAACCACTTAAAAGAGCCAACAAAGCAACTGCTCACTTATATATATCCAATCCTTTCAAAGATGGATCGGCGGCCAAATTATTTTCTACTCACCCGCCTATTGAGCAAAGAGTAAAGGCTCTAAGGAGTATGTAA
- a CDS encoding DUF1428 domain-containing protein, with translation MSKYIDGFVLVVPKDKTQEYTKMASEGRDMWMKHGALEYYECKGDDLEPKETGGMKPLAFTALAKANADETVWFSFIVFESKQHRGEVNKKVMDEMNEKYKDAKDLSMPFDMQRMAYGGFSVEVEG, from the coding sequence ATGTCAAAATATATAGATGGTTTTGTGCTCGTAGTCCCCAAAGACAAAACACAAGAATATACCAAGATGGCCAGCGAAGGCCGCGATATGTGGATGAAGCACGGTGCCCTTGAATATTATGAATGTAAGGGTGATGATCTTGAGCCCAAAGAAACAGGCGGTATGAAACCACTTGCCTTTACTGCGCTGGCAAAAGCAAACGCAGACGAGACTGTCTGGTTTTCATTTATTGTATTTGAGTCCAAACAGCATCGCGGCGAAGTCAATAAAAAAGTGATGGATGAAATGAACGAAAAATACAAGGACGCAAAAGATCTTTCTATGCCTTTTGATATGCAGCGTATGGCCTACGGAGGTTTTAGTGTGGAAGTAGAAGGATAG
- a CDS encoding alpha/beta fold hydrolase, producing MAKKIIDHLPKIAILIIIASAGIFLFIKSNKVTAETNIIGFTQEIITNVAVGAERSIAVDMDNDTDMDVLTTILGGTTLTWYKNDGHNNFTPHFIYLADHINDLYTEDIDNDGDIDILTIHRYGLLWHENDGNENFIHHGLDNSYNYGEVVRAEDIDGDGDMDIIAGVATVANIYWYENDGSQHFTRHSIPSATKIINIFPVDIDGDGDLDLTAITANYDGAIYWYENDGSQHFTPHSIASNGFTRGLYITDLDNDNDADIITARVPSGIYWYENDGSQNFTIHSISNSNYANSIYAADIDGDQHIDLVKAYDTNNEISWYRNDGSQNFTENIVIGGFKATYIANMDSDDDIDILAISSDGSTFAWYQNDLQDPVATCNDGVQNGDETGVDCGGSCQYSCTVPIILVHGYTQDWEDIGPLMTLLDDRLDSNDHPIYALDYAPGQCTVENKSACTIGNIKTYAKKLSDNVEYVKKTHNARYVDIVGYSMGGLISRWYVQTTDTNKVRYLIQLATPNHGMPTALRWMSQDGDIIDRALPGFIVPNYIEKFADTTAAKQMYNAHTNFMKDLNGGDDYDYENVNSKVSYAIAGGTKGDFLSQIIWPDDDGVVSTNSLAIYNSSVSNILGPVLGYYNHGEIYKRSGVADFIANIILGTYSAKSLTEPQQALDVLTEDTQEISYIEDSVVGQKSHTVNLNNENYVYFLMSYDGDYTDLTIESPDSTIYNTEATSTMRYLQINNPLAGEWTLTASSTNASYHIYTFVKTDVLLETTMESIVAPGQDILISATLTASSTPLTGADVTAQMIDNQDNQYTLNLIDQGDGTYSNTFSQTSNLGYYDVNITASTTIAGLNINRNAYDIFEAIDYPDLRAHNMNAVFNNANYEVTLSADVENLENVAADDFTLRFYNGYPGDVMSIMIKEIDFSLGALRQAQFTATTTPDAGQQVYYVSILKYNEEDNYDNNDDAFSLEIPAKCSDGTNPNQCSTTKPLYCADGELINNCQTCGCPGGNKCSYLTGACVPYSIPYPYPHSEANSEKLR from the coding sequence ATGGCAAAAAAAATCATTGACCACCTGCCTAAAATAGCTATTTTGATTATTATAGCTTCGGCGGGTATTTTTTTATTTATCAAATCAAATAAAGTTACTGCCGAAACTAATATTATTGGTTTTACTCAGGAAATAATAACTAATGTAGCTGTTGGTGCTGAACGTTCTATAGCTGTAGATATGGATAATGACACAGATATGGATGTCCTGACTACCATTTTGGGCGGCACTACTTTAACTTGGTACAAAAACGACGGTCATAACAACTTTACCCCACATTTTATTTATCTTGCTGATCATATAAATGACCTTTATACTGAAGATATAGATAATGATGGGGATATAGATATCCTAACTATACATAGATATGGTTTGCTATGGCACGAAAATGATGGCAATGAAAATTTTATTCACCACGGTCTTGATAATAGTTACAATTATGGCGAAGTAGTACGAGCCGAAGACATAGATGGAGATGGTGATATGGATATAATAGCTGGTGTTGCAACTGTTGCTAATATTTATTGGTATGAAAATGATGGTAGCCAACATTTTACCAGGCACTCAATACCTTCAGCAACAAAAATTATTAACATATTTCCCGTAGACATAGATGGAGATGGTGACTTAGATTTAACAGCAATAACAGCAAATTATGATGGAGCTATTTATTGGTACGAAAACGATGGTAGTCAACATTTTACTCCGCACAGCATAGCATCTAATGGATTTACCAGAGGCCTTTATATTACTGACCTGGACAATGATAATGATGCTGATATTATAACTGCTAGAGTTCCCAGCGGTATTTATTGGTATGAAAACGATGGCAGTCAAAATTTTACTATACACTCAATAAGTAACTCCAATTATGCCAATTCCATATACGCCGCTGATATAGATGGGGATCAACATATAGACCTTGTAAAAGCCTATGACACTAACAATGAAATATCCTGGTATAGAAACGATGGCAGCCAAAACTTTACCGAAAATATTGTAATTGGTGGTTTTAAAGCTACGTATATCGCCAATATGGATAGTGATGACGATATAGATATTTTGGCTATATCATCTGACGGCAGTACTTTTGCTTGGTATCAGAACGATCTACAAGATCCTGTAGCGACTTGTAATGATGGCGTACAAAACGGCGATGAAACCGGTGTAGACTGCGGCGGAAGTTGCCAATATAGTTGCACAGTGCCAATAATACTTGTACATGGCTATACACAAGATTGGGAAGATATAGGACCACTGATGACTTTACTAGATGATAGATTAGATTCTAATGATCATCCTATATATGCTTTAGACTATGCTCCTGGTCAATGTACTGTGGAAAATAAATCCGCATGTACTATAGGTAATATAAAAACATATGCTAAAAAATTATCTGACAATGTAGAGTATGTTAAAAAAACTCATAATGCTAGATATGTTGATATAGTAGGTTACTCTATGGGCGGACTAATATCACGCTGGTATGTACAAACTACTGATACAAATAAGGTCAGATATCTTATCCAGCTAGCCACACCAAATCATGGCATGCCTACCGCATTAAGGTGGATGAGTCAAGATGGTGACATAATTGACAGAGCTCTCCCCGGATTTATAGTACCTAATTATATAGAAAAATTTGCTGACACAACTGCCGCCAAACAAATGTATAATGCTCATACTAACTTTATGAAAGATTTGAATGGAGGCGATGATTATGATTATGAAAATGTAAATAGTAAAGTATCCTATGCTATAGCGGGTGGCACAAAAGGTGATTTTCTAAGTCAGATAATTTGGCCAGATGATGATGGCGTAGTCAGTACAAATAGTTTAGCCATATATAATTCAAGTGTATCAAATATTTTAGGCCCAGTGTTGGGATATTATAATCATGGGGAAATTTACAAACGCAGTGGTGTTGCAGATTTTATAGCTAATATAATACTAGGAACCTATTCAGCTAAATCTCTGACAGAGCCTCAACAAGCTTTAGATGTCCTTACTGAAGACACCCAGGAAATAAGCTACATTGAAGATAGTGTAGTTGGTCAAAAATCTCATACTGTAAATTTGAACAATGAAAATTATGTATATTTCTTAATGTCCTATGATGGTGATTATACTGATCTGACAATCGAATCACCGGATAGTACTATCTATAATACCGAGGCCACCAGTACTATGAGATATTTACAAATAAACAATCCTCTAGCTGGTGAATGGACTTTAACCGCTAGTTCTACTAATGCTAGTTATCATATATATACTTTTGTAAAAACTGATGTGCTCCTAGAAACAACTATGGAATCAATAGTGGCCCCCGGACAGGATATACTAATTTCAGCTACTTTAACTGCTAGTTCCACTCCTCTGACTGGCGCTGATGTCACAGCTCAAATGATTGATAACCAAGACAATCAATATACCTTAAATCTCATTGACCAAGGAGACGGTACTTACTCCAATACATTTTCTCAAACATCTAACCTTGGCTATTATGATGTTAATATAACTGCCTCTACTACAATTGCCGGTCTCAATATCAATCGAAACGCCTATGATATTTTTGAAGCAATAGATTATCCTGACTTGCGCGCTCATAATATGAATGCTGTATTTAATAATGCAAACTATGAAGTGACCCTAAGCGCTGATGTAGAAAACTTGGAAAATGTAGCAGCTGATGATTTTACTTTAAGATTTTATAATGGCTATCCGGGAGATGTAATGTCTATTATGATAAAAGAAATAGATTTTTCTCTAGGAGCCTTAAGGCAAGCCCAATTTACAGCCACTACTACTCCTGACGCCGGTCAACAAGTATACTATGTAAGCATCTTAAAATACAATGAAGAGGATAACTATGATAATAATGACGATGCTTTTTCTTTAGAAATACCCGCCAAATGTTCTGATGGCACTAATCCTAACCAATGCTCTACAACTAAACCCCTCTATTGTGCCGACGGGGAACTAATAAATAATTGTCAAACTTGTGGCTGCCCCGGCGGTAATAAATGTAGTTATTTAACCGGTGCTTGCGTACCCTATAGCATACCCTACCCCTATCCTCATTCTGAAGCAAACTCAGAAAAACTCAGATAA
- a CDS encoding ATP-dependent Clp protease ATP-binding subunit, producing MIDHTQNILDKFTEHFKKVLIGAQNLAYSKKRNFIEPEDLFVSILKTKGSLGSDILIKQKIDASFLNNDNILDTYQTIGINPENLPQPSEEAQRIIEKAVVTAYKFRHKYIGTEHLLWGISQSEHENTLKILNKANINISSLKQHLNLILKSTSKFSELTIDEDIKELENIFEEDKSPNNLESYTVNLTSLEIQKDIDPVIGRVQEIDRLIEILSRRTKNNPVLLGDAGVGKTAIIEGLAKRITENKVPDVLLNKTILNLDISSLIAGTMYRGEFESRLKQTINEIKNNPDVILFIDELHTIMGAGATTGSLDAANILKPALSRGQLRCIGATTFDEYKKHIESDKALERRFQPIIVDESSEVETLEILQGLRQNYEKFHKVKIEDSALKSAVVLSKRFLPDKKLPDKAIDLIDEAAAKIRVKNTKNGLSKKIKETQEKITDCQNNKKQAILSENYLDALEYKNQEDELLEDLLRLQAKEDKTKNIHLGLINEDNIKEVISRITGVPLSSINLEENKQLVNLENKLSSQIFGQDIALKSIADIIRKSKAGLHDKNRPLASFMFLGPSGVGKTETAKQIAKHVFGGSKNMTRIDMSEFSEKFNISKLIGSPAGYVGYREGNKLTDLVKNKPYSLVLFDEIEKAHPDVFSLLLPILEEGELTDATGKTVNFRNTIIVMTSNVGLKEFNRQAVMGFDTDESKNDFKNLSQEILSSLNRYFPPEFTNRIDKILAFEALDKSAARKIIRAELEQIKQRLNEQGIAIELDAKIINYLLNIENATQDGARSLKRLVDQYLTNTLASQLLDKKTQKIKVFLQGKKIAIR from the coding sequence ATGATAGACCACACTCAAAATATATTGGACAAATTCACTGAGCACTTCAAAAAAGTACTGATTGGTGCCCAAAATCTGGCTTATTCCAAAAAAAGAAATTTTATTGAGCCGGAAGATCTTTTTGTGTCCATCTTAAAGACTAAAGGATCACTTGGTTCAGACATTTTGATAAAACAAAAAATTGACGCCAGTTTTTTAAATAACGACAATATCTTGGATACCTATCAAACTATTGGTATCAATCCGGAAAATCTACCTCAGCCATCTGAAGAAGCCCAAAGAATCATCGAAAAAGCTGTAGTCACTGCCTACAAATTTAGGCACAAATATATTGGTACTGAACATCTGTTGTGGGGTATCAGCCAAAGTGAACATGAAAATACCCTCAAGATACTCAACAAAGCTAATATTAATATCAGCAGTCTTAAACAACATCTAAATTTGATACTCAAGAGTACCTCCAAATTCAGTGAGCTGACTATAGACGAAGACATCAAAGAATTGGAAAACATTTTTGAAGAAGACAAAAGCCCCAACAATCTAGAGAGCTATACTGTCAACCTGACTAGTTTGGAAATCCAAAAAGACATTGATCCGGTCATTGGACGCGTCCAAGAAATAGACAGATTGATTGAGATACTATCTCGCCGTACCAAAAATAACCCAGTGCTTTTGGGCGATGCTGGCGTTGGTAAAACTGCCATTATTGAAGGCCTAGCCAAAAGAATAACTGAAAACAAAGTACCTGATGTACTTCTAAACAAAACTATATTAAATCTTGATATCAGCAGCTTGATAGCCGGTACAATGTATAGAGGTGAATTTGAAAGCCGCCTCAAGCAGACTATCAATGAAATAAAAAATAATCCTGATGTTATTTTGTTTATAGACGAATTACACACTATCATGGGTGCTGGAGCAACTACCGGCTCACTTGATGCCGCCAATATCCTCAAACCAGCCTTATCACGCGGACAGCTCAGATGTATCGGTGCTACTACTTTTGATGAGTACAAAAAACACATTGAAAGTGACAAAGCTCTGGAAAGACGCTTTCAGCCTATCATTGTTGATGAATCCTCCGAAGTAGAGACTCTGGAAATTTTACAAGGTCTACGCCAAAATTATGAAAAATTCCACAAAGTAAAAATTGAAGACAGCGCTTTGAAATCAGCGGTGGTACTGAGCAAAAGATTTTTACCAGACAAAAAACTACCCGACAAAGCCATAGACCTGATAGATGAAGCTGCCGCCAAAATCCGCGTCAAAAATACCAAAAATGGCTTGAGTAAAAAAATTAAAGAAACCCAAGAAAAAATAACTGACTGCCAAAATAATAAAAAACAGGCTATTTTATCAGAAAACTACCTAGATGCCTTGGAGTACAAAAATCAAGAAGACGAGCTACTGGAAGACCTTTTGAGATTGCAGGCCAAAGAAGACAAAACTAAAAACATCCATCTCGGCCTGATAAATGAAGATAATATCAAAGAAGTAATCTCTCGCATTACCGGTGTACCTCTGTCCTCTATCAACCTGGAAGAAAACAAACAACTGGTCAATCTGGAAAACAAACTATCTAGTCAAATTTTTGGTCAGGATATTGCCCTAAAATCCATTGCCGATATTATCCGCAAATCCAAGGCCGGACTACACGACAAAAATCGCCCTCTGGCTAGCTTTATGTTTTTGGGACCCAGTGGCGTAGGCAAGACCGAAACTGCCAAACAAATCGCCAAACATGTTTTTGGTGGCAGCAAAAATATGACTAGGATTGATATGAGTGAATTTTCCGAAAAATTCAATATTTCCAAGCTGATTGGTTCACCCGCCGGCTATGTTGGCTACCGCGAAGGCAACAAGCTGACTGATTTGGTCAAAAACAAACCCTATAGCCTAGTCCTATTTGATGAAATAGAAAAAGCGCATCCCGATGTCTTTAGCCTGCTTTTGCCAATCCTAGAAGAAGGAGAATTGACTGATGCCACCGGCAAAACTGTCAATTTTAGAAATACTATTATTGTCATGACTTCCAATGTCGGCCTCAAAGAATTTAATCGTCAAGCAGTGATGGGTTTTGACACTGACGAAAGTAAAAATGATTTCAAAAATCTCAGCCAAGAAATATTATCTTCTCTTAATCGTTATTTTCCACCAGAGTTTACCAATAGAATAGACAAGATACTGGCCTTTGAAGCCTTGGACAAATCAGCCGCTCGCAAAATAATCCGCGCAGAGCTAGAGCAAATAAAACAAAGGCTCAATGAGCAGGGTATAGCTATAGAGCTAGATGCCAAGATAATCAATTATCTACTTAATATAGAAAATGCCACTCAAGATGGCGCTCGCAGCCTCAAAAGACTGGTAGACCAATATCTGACCAATACTCTAGCCTCTCAATTACTAGACAAAAAAACCCAAAAAATAAAAGTATTTTTACAAGGCAAAAAAATTGCCATAAGATAA
- a CDS encoding LemA family protein translates to MDTVLIVILVVVILVALWLVGVYNSLIRLRNRVKEAWSDIDVQLKRRYDLIPNLMETVKGYMKHEEGVLTKVTEARASAMKANGIEEKGKAENMLSDTLKSLFAVAENYPDLKASQNFLQLQDEISDTENKIQASRRFYNGQVRDFNTKIEIFPNNLIAGMLKFTAWEFFAIGDEKERENVQVKF, encoded by the coding sequence ATGGATACAGTGCTAATTGTAATATTAGTAGTAGTCATATTGGTCGCTTTGTGGCTGGTTGGTGTATACAATAGCCTGATTAGGCTCCGAAACAGGGTCAAAGAAGCCTGGTCAGACATTGATGTACAGCTAAAACGCCGCTATGACCTAATCCCCAATCTAATGGAGACCGTCAAAGGCTACATGAAACACGAAGAAGGTGTGCTAACCAAAGTCACCGAAGCTAGAGCCAGTGCCATGAAGGCCAATGGCATTGAAGAAAAGGGTAAGGCAGAAAATATGCTCTCAGACACCCTAAAAAGTCTATTTGCAGTAGCAGAAAATTACCCTGATCTAAAAGCTTCACAAAACTTTTTGCAGCTTCAGGACGAAATATCTGATACCGAAAACAAAATCCAAGCTTCTCGCCGCTTTTACAACGGTCAGGTTCGAGACTTTAATACCAAGATAGAAATCTTCCCAAACAACTTGATTGCTGGCATGCTAAAATTTACTGCCTGGGAATTTTTTGCCATTGGTGATGAAAAAGAAAGAGAAAACGTACAGGTAAAATTTTAA